The Candidatus Tanganyikabacteria bacterium genome includes the window GGGCTTGCCGACGGTACCGAAGCGCGGCCGCTCCGGCGGGTTGAGCGCGATCACCGGCGCGGTCTCCGTGAGGCCGTAACCCTCGACCACGGGGATGCCGGCGTTGCGGAAGAACTCGCCCACCTCCTTGGGGAGCGGCGCGCCGCCTACCAGGATGAAGCGGATGCGCCCGCCCAGCTTCTCCCGCAGCTTGGAGAAGACGACCTTGTCGGCCATGTCGTAGAGCACGTTGGTCGGGAACGGCACGCGGCCGTACTCCTCCATCGTGCGGTGGTAGAACTCCCCGACGTCCTGGGCCAGCAGGAAGATCTCCTTGCGCCAGGGGTTGTCCTCGTCGAGGCTCTGGAGGACCCGGTCGTGGATCTTCTCAAGGACGCGCGGCACGCACGCCAGATAGGTGGGGCGCACCTCGGTGAGATTGACCGTGAGCTTGTCGAGGCTCTCGGCAAAGGCGATGGTCGCGCCCTTGAGCACGGCCACGTAGTACGCCATGCGCTCCAGCACGTGCGACAGCGGCAGGAACGACAGGGTGGTGTCCTGGTACGAGATGTCGAGGATCTTGGTGACCGCCAGCGCGTTTGCAGCGAAGTTGCCGTGGCTGAGCATCGCGCCCTTGGGCTCGCCTGTGGTCCCCGACGTGTAGACGATGCTGGCCAGCCACTCGGGGGTGATCTGCGCGGTGCGCTCGGCCCGGTGGTGCTCGGTGCGCTCGCGGGCCTCGGCCCCGGCTTCCAGCAGGTCGCGCCAGGCGCGCACCTTGGCCTGGCCGCGCCGGTTTGGCACCTCGTCGAACGCGAAGACGTGCTGCAGAGCGGGCAGATCGCCGCGCACCGCCTGCACCTTGGCGATCAGGGCCTCGCTCGACGCGAAGCAGAGCATCGCGCCCGAATCGCCCAGGATGTACCGCACCTGCTCGGCGGTGAGCGTGGTGTAGATGGGCACCAGGACCGCCCCCAGGGAGAGCACGGCCT containing:
- a CDS encoding long-chain fatty acid--CoA ligase, producing the protein MSTTIHAIFRETVAAYSAKDALLVKEEGRWRAISYREFHDQVTNLASALLELGVGPGERVAVMSENRPEWLVVDQAVLSLGAVLVPIYTTLTAEQVRYILGDSGAMLCFASSEALIAKVQAVRGDLPALQHVFAFDEVPNRRGQAKVRAWRDLLEAGAEARERTEHHRAERTAQITPEWLASIVYTSGTTGEPKGAMLSHGNFAANALAVTKILDISYQDTTLSFLPLSHVLERMAYYVAVLKGATIAFAESLDKLTVNLTEVRPTYLACVPRVLEKIHDRVLQSLDEDNPWRKEIFLLAQDVGEFYHRTMEEYGRVPFPTNVLYDMADKVVFSKLREKLGGRIRFILVGGAPLPKEVGEFFRNAGIPVVEGYGLTETAPVIALNPPERPRFGTVGKPVEGVTVQLAADGEVLCKGPNVMEGYWHKAEATREAIDAEGWFHTGDVGRFDADGYLSIVDRKKELIVMSNGKKVAPQPVENALRLDSLVDQAMLVGDGRNYITALLVPSAEGLRAWAARRGLAGTALEDLVGQPEVRAHFDQVVAGVNAKAATFEQIKSYTLIPEEWTVESGEISQKHSLRRKVIAERYRDRIDALYTGPQPVISERVAVHA